In one window of Dyella thiooxydans DNA:
- the aroC gene encoding chorismate synthase — MSSNSFGKLFTVTTFGESHGPAIGCVVDGCPPGLAIAPEDFRADLERRATGRTRHTSQRREDDDIEILSGVYEGRTTGTPIALLIRNTDQRSKDYGNIVETFRPGHADYTYWQKYGIRDPRGGGRSSARETTMRVAAGVIARKWLGERHGVRVRGYLSQLGGIVPAAIDLDVVEQNPFFWPDAAQVPELEAYMDALRKSGDSVGARVTAIAEGVPPGWGEPIYGKLDGELAAAMMSINAVKGVEIGDGFAAVSQRGTQHRDEIRLDGFTSNHAGGILGGISTGQPVVVSVAFKPTSSILVPGASVNLAGEPVEVVTKGRHDPCVGIRATPIVEAMLALVLMDQALRHRAQCGDVGTVLPRIP; from the coding sequence GTGTCCAGCAACTCCTTCGGCAAGCTCTTCACCGTCACCACCTTCGGCGAAAGCCACGGCCCGGCCATCGGCTGCGTCGTGGATGGCTGCCCGCCCGGGCTCGCGATCGCCCCGGAGGACTTCCGCGCGGATCTGGAGCGTCGCGCCACCGGCCGTACCCGGCACACTTCGCAGCGACGCGAGGACGACGACATCGAGATCCTGTCCGGGGTCTACGAGGGGCGCACTACCGGCACGCCAATCGCGCTGCTGATCCGCAACACCGACCAGCGCAGCAAGGACTACGGCAACATCGTCGAGACCTTCCGCCCCGGTCACGCCGACTACACCTACTGGCAGAAATACGGCATCCGCGATCCGCGCGGTGGCGGACGCTCCTCGGCGCGCGAGACCACCATGCGCGTGGCGGCAGGCGTGATCGCCAGGAAATGGCTGGGCGAGCGGCACGGCGTGCGCGTGCGAGGCTACCTGTCCCAGCTGGGCGGGATCGTGCCGGCCGCCATCGATCTGGACGTGGTCGAGCAGAACCCGTTCTTCTGGCCGGACGCCGCCCAGGTGCCGGAGCTGGAGGCCTACATGGATGCGCTGCGCAAGTCCGGCGACTCGGTGGGGGCGCGGGTCACCGCGATCGCCGAGGGTGTGCCGCCGGGCTGGGGCGAGCCGATCTACGGCAAGCTCGATGGCGAGCTGGCCGCGGCGATGATGTCGATCAACGCGGTGAAGGGTGTGGAGATCGGTGACGGCTTCGCCGCCGTCTCCCAGCGCGGCACGCAGCATCGCGACGAAATTCGTTTGGACGGCTTTACGTCCAATCATGCCGGTGGCATCCTCGGCGGAATCAGTACCGGTCAGCCGGTGGTCGTCTCGGTGGCCTTCAAGCCGACCTCCAGCATCCTCGTCCCCGGGGCCAGCGTGAACCTTGCCGGCGAGCCGGTGGAGGTGGTGACCAAGGGGCGCCACGATCCCTGTGTCGGGATCCGCGCCACGCCCATCGTCGAGGCCATGCTGGCCCTGGTGCTGATGGATCAGGCCCTGCGCCACCGTGCCCAGTGCGGCGATGTCGGCACGGTGCTTCCCCGCATTCCCTGA
- a CDS encoding 2-hydroxyacid dehydrogenase, whose protein sequence is MSKRLKVWVSRPLFADVLARLEQYVDIDAEAVERVHDAQELKQRLAAVDGAIIGLADRVDAATLAGNHRLKVISNLAVGYNNLDVEALTKAGVLACNTPEVLNETTADYAWALLLAAARRVGAAERWLRAGRWRGAMRFDDWLGVDLHGKTLGILGMGRIGQAIARRAGGFDMRVLYHNRSRLPELVEHGCAAHWVDKASLLRESDHLVLVLPYTAENHHIIGAAELASMKQGSVLVNIARGGLVDEAALAAALREGRLAAAGLDVFEDEPVVHPDLLALEQVVLSPHLGSASADTRRNMAGLAVDNVLAGLGVGPGAGRPPAPINPRVLAMRERGGKA, encoded by the coding sequence ATGAGCAAACGTCTCAAGGTGTGGGTGTCGCGGCCACTGTTCGCCGACGTGCTGGCGCGGCTCGAGCAGTACGTGGACATCGACGCCGAGGCGGTGGAGCGGGTCCATGACGCGCAGGAGCTGAAGCAGCGCCTGGCCGCGGTGGATGGCGCGATCATCGGCCTGGCCGACCGGGTCGATGCCGCGACGCTCGCCGGTAATCATCGCCTCAAGGTGATCTCGAATCTCGCCGTGGGCTACAACAACCTCGATGTCGAGGCGCTGACGAAGGCCGGCGTGCTCGCCTGCAATACGCCGGAAGTGCTCAACGAGACCACCGCCGACTATGCCTGGGCGTTGTTGCTGGCGGCTGCCCGAAGGGTCGGTGCCGCCGAGCGCTGGCTGCGCGCGGGGCGGTGGCGTGGCGCGATGCGCTTCGACGACTGGCTCGGCGTGGACCTGCACGGCAAGACGCTCGGCATACTCGGTATGGGCCGGATCGGACAGGCGATCGCGCGCCGCGCCGGCGGCTTCGACATGCGCGTGCTGTACCACAACCGGAGCCGCCTGCCGGAGCTGGTCGAGCATGGATGCGCGGCGCACTGGGTGGATAAAGCTTCGCTGTTGCGGGAGTCGGACCACCTGGTGCTGGTGCTGCCGTACACCGCGGAGAACCATCACATCATCGGTGCCGCCGAGCTGGCGTCGATGAAGCAGGGCAGCGTGCTGGTGAACATCGCCCGCGGCGGTCTGGTCGACGAGGCCGCGCTGGCGGCGGCGTTGCGCGAGGGACGGCTGGCCGCGGCAGGCCTGGACGTGTTCGAGGACGAGCCTGTGGTCCATCCGGACCTGCTGGCGCTCGAGCAGGTGGTGCTCAGCCCGCACCTGGGCAGCGCCAGCGCCGATACCCGCCGCAACATGGCCGGGCTGGCCGTGGACAATGTGCTGGCTGGCCTGGGTGTGGGCCCCGGGGCTGGCCGGCCGCCGGCACCGATCAACCCCCGCGTGCTGGCGATGAGGGAGCGTGGCGGTAAAGCGTGA
- a CDS encoding aspartate-semialdehyde dehydrogenase yields MSKKSSYKVAMVGATGAVGETLLSILAERDFPVSELVPLASERSAGGQVEFAGKKVTVQNLADYDFAGVDIAFFSAGGSVSREHAPRAAAAGAVVIDNTSEFRYQDDIPLVVSEVNPHAIADYTVRNIIANPNCSTMGMLVALAPIHRAVGIERINVATYQSVSGAGRSGLEELGRQTAALLNFQDVEPGKFPKQIAFNVIPHIDEFQANGYTKEEMKMVWETRKILEDASIQVNPTAVRVPVFFGHSEAVHIETRDKITAEQARALLEQAEGVVVIDERKAGGYPTPVGDAAGKDPVYVGRIREDISHEHGLDLWVVSDNIRKGAALNAVQVAELLVRDYL; encoded by the coding sequence ATGAGCAAGAAGAGCAGTTACAAGGTGGCGATGGTCGGTGCGACCGGCGCGGTGGGCGAAACCCTGCTGTCGATCCTGGCCGAGCGGGATTTCCCGGTGAGCGAGCTGGTGCCGCTGGCGAGCGAACGCTCGGCCGGAGGCCAGGTCGAGTTCGCCGGCAAGAAAGTCACCGTGCAGAACCTGGCCGACTATGACTTCGCCGGCGTCGACATCGCCTTCTTCTCGGCGGGTGGCTCGGTCAGCCGCGAGCATGCACCGCGCGCCGCGGCGGCCGGCGCGGTGGTGATCGACAACACCTCGGAGTTCCGTTACCAGGACGACATCCCGCTGGTGGTCAGCGAGGTCAATCCGCACGCCATCGCCGATTACACCGTGCGCAACATCATCGCCAACCCGAACTGCTCGACCATGGGCATGCTGGTGGCGCTGGCGCCGATCCACCGGGCGGTGGGCATCGAGCGGATCAACGTGGCGACCTACCAGTCGGTGTCCGGCGCCGGCCGCTCGGGCCTGGAGGAGCTGGGCAGGCAGACCGCGGCCCTGCTCAACTTCCAGGACGTGGAGCCGGGCAAGTTCCCCAAGCAGATCGCGTTCAACGTGATCCCGCACATCGACGAGTTCCAGGCCAACGGCTACACCAAGGAAGAGATGAAGATGGTCTGGGAGACGCGCAAGATCCTCGAGGACGCGTCGATCCAGGTAAACCCGACCGCGGTGCGCGTGCCGGTGTTCTTCGGCCACTCCGAGGCCGTGCACATCGAGACCCGCGACAAGATCACCGCCGAGCAGGCGCGGGCGCTGCTGGAGCAGGCCGAGGGCGTGGTGGTGATCGACGAGCGCAAGGCCGGCGGCTACCCGACCCCGGTGGGCGACGCGGCCGGCAAGGATCCGGTCTACGTCGGCCGCATCCGCGAGGACATCTCGCACGAGCACGGACTGGACCTGTGGGTCGTGTCCGACAACATCCGCAAGGGCGCAGCGCTCAATGCCGTTCAGGTGGCCGAGCTGCTGGTCCGGGACTATCTGTAA
- a CDS encoding FimV/HubP family polar landmark protein: MKLSLMLALALGSSQAAALELGQIQVKSALGQPLVAEIPVTPEGAGDLRNLSAKLASDADFMRAGITDGRTSVPLSFAIVNGPHGTKLIRITSTEAINDPYLDLLVEVDNASGKSLREYTILLDPPGMASAPPATRAPAPSRKAPSRAAAPAPAAAPQVAANGQIGPVQSGQTLSAIAAKVRPDGVDLNQMLLALKQSNPDAFYRDNINALKRGAVLRVPSAEEARATSIAAAMAEVRRQNSDWRAGTVSAPTNVADAGTRASASSSPTAPATKASDHLELLPSAKGSKGASAGGGKAADLRRDLQQSQESVANLQQQSADLRSRLKDLEDINGKNQRLLALKDSEIAELQRKLAEARNGAPASEPVAAPAPAPMSAPATMASVAKPAQATAPLQPASASTAPAGSAAPVSASTAGAPASAASVPSAARPQASAPVAKPVEKPATKPVPAKVAPRPVATEEPWYMQTWAWAWAAGGGAIVLLLLLLLRGRRSKAPAKSTSSLADRFGSVPPLDDSGSSDPDQDELLDQLAEHPDDISLHLELVSLYYHRRDVEHFEAAAEAMYAHISDPQQSEWQDVAAMGEDLVPGHPLFAGVDTSVPESERAPLGGFNLDEPAEDLHEGAPVPPPMPSGPSKISEYHFDFNLTPRPGAQVDAGHHEEPGEQAEEHPLGTMDESLSLDSLANEPAAAPAGEADELPAWQPSEGGGDFEMGEFSDDPIDTKLDLARAYLDMGDADGARAMLEEVLAEGTQMQRDTARRLLDGIA; this comes from the coding sequence TTGAAACTGTCTTTGATGCTGGCGCTGGCGCTGGGGAGCAGCCAGGCGGCAGCGCTCGAGCTGGGCCAGATCCAGGTGAAATCGGCGCTGGGACAGCCGCTGGTGGCGGAAATCCCGGTGACGCCCGAGGGGGCGGGGGATCTGCGCAATCTCAGCGCCAAGCTGGCTTCGGACGCGGATTTCATGCGCGCCGGCATTACCGACGGCCGGACCTCGGTTCCGCTGAGTTTCGCCATCGTCAATGGCCCGCACGGCACCAAGCTGATCCGTATCACCAGTACCGAGGCGATCAACGATCCCTACCTCGATCTGCTGGTCGAGGTGGACAACGCCTCCGGCAAGAGCCTGCGCGAATACACCATCCTGCTCGATCCGCCGGGCATGGCATCGGCCCCGCCGGCCACCCGCGCCCCGGCGCCGTCCCGCAAGGCGCCGTCCCGGGCTGCCGCGCCTGCTCCCGCTGCCGCGCCGCAGGTGGCTGCGAACGGTCAGATCGGTCCGGTACAGAGCGGACAGACGCTGTCGGCCATCGCCGCCAAGGTGCGGCCGGACGGTGTCGACCTGAACCAGATGCTGCTGGCGTTGAAGCAGTCCAATCCGGACGCGTTCTATCGCGACAACATCAACGCGCTCAAGCGCGGCGCCGTGTTGCGCGTGCCCAGCGCCGAGGAGGCCCGCGCCACCTCGATCGCCGCGGCGATGGCCGAAGTGCGTCGGCAGAACAGCGACTGGCGCGCGGGCACCGTCTCTGCGCCGACCAACGTGGCCGACGCCGGCACCCGGGCTTCGGCTTCGAGCTCGCCGACGGCGCCTGCGACCAAGGCCAGCGACCATCTCGAGTTGCTACCGTCCGCCAAGGGCAGCAAGGGTGCCAGCGCTGGCGGCGGCAAGGCCGCCGACCTGCGTCGGGATCTGCAGCAGAGCCAGGAGAGCGTGGCCAACCTGCAGCAGCAGAGTGCCGATCTCCGCTCGCGCCTGAAGGATCTGGAAGACATCAACGGCAAGAACCAGCGTCTGCTGGCACTCAAGGACAGCGAGATCGCCGAGTTGCAGCGCAAGCTGGCCGAAGCCCGCAATGGCGCCCCGGCGAGTGAGCCGGTCGCCGCCCCGGCTCCGGCGCCCATGTCCGCGCCTGCGACCATGGCCAGTGTCGCCAAGCCGGCTCAGGCGACGGCGCCGCTGCAGCCGGCTTCGGCATCGACGGCCCCTGCTGGCAGCGCAGCTCCGGTGTCGGCATCCACCGCCGGCGCTCCCGCTTCCGCCGCGAGCGTGCCGTCCGCAGCCAGGCCGCAGGCGAGCGCGCCGGTCGCCAAGCCCGTGGAGAAGCCGGCAACAAAGCCCGTGCCGGCGAAGGTTGCGCCCAGGCCCGTGGCGACCGAAGAGCCCTGGTACATGCAGACCTGGGCGTGGGCGTGGGCGGCCGGTGGCGGTGCCATCGTGCTGCTGCTGCTCCTCCTCCTGCGCGGCCGGCGCAGCAAGGCTCCGGCCAAGAGCACGTCCTCGCTGGCCGACCGCTTCGGCTCGGTGCCTCCGCTGGATGACAGCGGCAGCAGCGATCCCGACCAGGACGAGCTGCTCGATCAGCTTGCCGAGCACCCCGATGACATCAGCCTGCACCTGGAGCTGGTCAGCCTGTACTACCACCGTCGTGACGTGGAGCATTTCGAGGCTGCCGCGGAGGCGATGTACGCACACATCAGCGATCCGCAGCAGTCCGAATGGCAGGACGTGGCGGCGATGGGCGAGGATCTGGTGCCGGGCCACCCGCTGTTCGCCGGTGTGGACACATCTGTGCCCGAGTCCGAGCGCGCCCCGCTGGGCGGCTTCAACCTCGACGAGCCGGCCGAAGACCTGCACGAGGGCGCCCCGGTACCGCCGCCGATGCCGTCCGGCCCGTCCAAGATCAGCGAGTACCACTTCGACTTCAACCTCACTCCCCGCCCCGGTGCGCAGGTCGATGCCGGGCACCACGAGGAGCCGGGCGAGCAGGCTGAAGAGCATCCGCTCGGCACCATGGACGAGAGCCTGTCGCTGGATTCGCTCGCCAATGAACCGGCAGCGGCTCCGGCCGGCGAGGCGGACGAACTGCCGGCATGGCAGCCGTCCGAGGGCGGTGGCGACTTCGAGATGGGCGAGTTCAGCGACGATCCGATCGACACCAAGCTCGACCTGGCCCGCGCCTACCTCGACATGGGCGACGCCGATGGCGCCCGCGCCATGCTGGAGGAAGTGCTGGCCGAGGGCACGCAGATGCAGCGCGATACCGCGCGACGCCTGCTCGACGGCATCGCCTGA
- the truA gene encoding tRNA pseudouridine(38-40) synthase TruA has product MRIALGIEYDGTDFSGWQRLSHRDSVQGALEKALSFVAAQPVDVTCAGRTDAGVHGRCQVVHFDTDVRRDPRGWVLGACSNLPTSVAVLWAQEVSDEFHARFSARSRRYCYRILNRPVRAALDARYVTWERHPLDAARMHEAAQALVGEHDFTAFRAIACQAAHARREVLAVSVRREDEQVIVEIEANAFLHHMVRNIVGSLLPIGRGEQPIDWMGELLAGRNREVAGPTAPSSGLTFIGPRYEALWGLPAEVSQ; this is encoded by the coding sequence ATGCGCATTGCCCTGGGCATCGAATACGACGGCACCGACTTCTCCGGCTGGCAGCGGCTGAGCCATCGGGACAGCGTGCAGGGCGCGCTGGAGAAGGCGCTGTCGTTCGTTGCCGCGCAGCCGGTCGACGTGACCTGCGCAGGTCGCACCGATGCCGGGGTGCATGGCCGTTGCCAGGTGGTGCATTTCGATACCGACGTCCGACGCGATCCGCGCGGCTGGGTGCTGGGGGCCTGTTCCAACCTGCCGACCTCGGTGGCGGTGCTGTGGGCGCAGGAGGTTTCCGACGAATTCCACGCCCGCTTTTCCGCGCGCAGCCGGCGCTACTGCTACCGCATCCTCAACCGGCCGGTGCGGGCGGCGCTGGATGCGCGCTACGTGACCTGGGAGCGCCATCCGCTCGACGCCGCGCGCATGCACGAGGCCGCGCAGGCGCTGGTCGGCGAGCACGATTTCACCGCCTTCCGCGCGATCGCCTGCCAGGCCGCCCACGCGCGGCGCGAGGTGCTCGCCGTGTCGGTACGTCGCGAGGACGAGCAGGTGATCGTGGAGATCGAGGCCAACGCCTTCCTGCACCACATGGTGCGCAACATCGTCGGTTCGCTGCTGCCGATCGGCCGCGGTGAACAGCCCATCGATTGGATGGGTGAGCTGTTGGCCGGCCGCAACCGCGAGGTCGCCGGTCCGACCGCGCCGTCGTCGGGACTCACATTCATCGGTCCACGCTACGAGGCGCTTTGGGGCCTGCCGGCGGAGGTGAGCCAGTGA
- a CDS encoding phosphoribosylanthranilate isomerase, with product MTRVEDARLAAELGADAIGVVITARSKRRVELAQARAIVAAMPPFVTTVALLMDDSAETVRAVIEQVQPDLLQFHGNESDAWCAQFGRPYLKAVAMGEGAAALPRLRDYPRASGLLLDGHGLGEPGGSGKAFDWSLMPADLPQPLLLAGGLHAGNVGEAIRVARPWAVDVASGIEASPGIKDPQRLKDFIAAVRAVDRGGAAS from the coding sequence ATGACCCGCGTCGAGGACGCACGGCTCGCCGCCGAGCTCGGCGCCGATGCGATCGGCGTGGTGATCACCGCGCGCAGCAAGCGCCGGGTCGAGCTGGCGCAGGCACGGGCGATCGTCGCCGCGATGCCGCCGTTCGTGACCACCGTGGCGCTGCTGATGGACGACAGCGCCGAGACCGTGCGCGCGGTGATCGAGCAGGTGCAGCCGGATCTGCTGCAGTTCCATGGCAACGAGAGCGACGCGTGGTGCGCGCAGTTCGGGCGTCCGTACCTGAAGGCCGTCGCCATGGGCGAGGGCGCCGCGGCACTGCCGCGCCTGCGTGACTACCCGCGTGCATCCGGCCTGTTGCTCGACGGCCACGGCCTGGGCGAGCCCGGCGGCAGCGGCAAGGCGTTCGACTGGTCGCTGATGCCGGCCGACCTGCCGCAGCCGCTGCTGCTGGCCGGCGGCCTGCACGCGGGCAATGTCGGCGAGGCGATCCGCGTGGCTCGGCCGTGGGCGGTGGACGTGGCCAGCGGCATCGAGGCCTCGCCCGGCATCAAGGATCCGCAGCGGCTGAAGGACTTCATCGCGGCGGTGCGCGCCGTGGACCGAGGAGGGGCAGCGTCATGA
- a CDS encoding cupin-like domain-containing protein, producing MSHVSSTAPAPAAMEEVRVDADHPFDPGILLGRERPLAIRGLVRDWPIVKLALQSDTAFAQRLAELDNGADVSTLMVAPEADGIVGYSADLGQMNYQHFKVPVTLGLQRLASYSRREHAPALVIQSARVRDCLPGLLEDHRLPFLDPAVEPRLWVGNKATTPTHFDSMRNIACVLCGARRFTLFPPEQLPNLYIGPLDFAPTGAAISMARLDRPDDPRYPRLKQALASAQVAELHPGDAIYIPSLWWHNVESLQRLNALMNYWWNSTDAPGYNSGHGRAALFHCLLAFRELPAAEREQWRRMLDYYVFGDEDVAAHIPEQRRGVLGPQTPEIVEKLKEGARQNL from the coding sequence ATGAGTCATGTTTCCAGCACGGCGCCGGCACCGGCCGCGATGGAGGAAGTCCGGGTCGATGCGGATCATCCGTTCGATCCAGGCATCCTGCTCGGCCGGGAACGTCCGCTGGCGATCCGCGGGCTGGTGCGCGACTGGCCGATCGTGAAGCTCGCGCTGCAGTCGGACACCGCCTTCGCGCAACGCCTGGCCGAGCTGGACAACGGCGCCGACGTCAGCACCCTGATGGTGGCACCGGAAGCCGACGGCATCGTCGGCTATTCGGCGGATCTGGGCCAGATGAACTACCAGCACTTCAAGGTGCCGGTCACCCTGGGTCTGCAGCGGCTGGCCAGCTACAGCCGGCGAGAGCACGCGCCGGCGCTGGTGATCCAGAGCGCGCGCGTGCGCGACTGCCTGCCCGGGCTGCTGGAAGACCATCGCCTGCCGTTTCTCGATCCTGCGGTGGAGCCGCGCCTGTGGGTGGGCAACAAGGCCACCACGCCCACCCATTTCGACTCGATGCGCAACATCGCCTGCGTGCTGTGCGGCGCGCGGCGCTTCACCCTGTTTCCGCCGGAACAACTGCCCAACCTCTACATCGGTCCGCTGGACTTCGCGCCGACCGGCGCGGCGATCAGCATGGCGCGGCTGGACCGTCCCGACGATCCGCGCTACCCGCGACTGAAACAGGCGCTGGCCTCGGCGCAGGTGGCCGAGCTGCACCCTGGCGACGCGATCTACATCCCGTCGCTGTGGTGGCACAACGTGGAGTCGCTGCAACGGCTCAATGCCCTGATGAACTACTGGTGGAACTCGACGGACGCGCCTGGCTACAACTCCGGCCACGGGCGCGCCGCACTGTTCCATTGCCTGCTGGCTTTCCGCGAACTGCCGGCGGCGGAACGCGAACAGTGGCGCCGGATGCTGGACTACTACGTATTCGGCGATGAAGACGTCGCGGCGCACATTCCCGAGCAGCGGCGTGGCGTGTTGGGGCCACAGACACCAGAGATCGTGGAGAAGCTGAAGGAAGGCGCGCGGCAGAATCTGTAA
- a CDS encoding LysR family transcriptional regulator → MSARDLPPLNALRTFEAAARLGSMSLAARELHVTHGAVSRQVRVLEEALGQPLFTREGRGIALTTVGQQLHEQCSTAFGQLREGWQQLRHTRASAAFVLGCPGSVLARWVIPRMERLRHELPTLPLHLAVQEEPVADHLAEVDAALLLAAPPWPAGWQVHELAPERIGPVLSPRYPGAERLRESPVSALRDEPLLYTASRPQAWPEWARATGLPPASLQQTQALPHLYFLLEAAAAGLGVAIAPQPLVADDLADGRLLAPWGFHPTSACWALVSARGSEDPRLPALARWLRGELAAT, encoded by the coding sequence ATGAGCGCGCGTGACCTGCCCCCACTCAATGCCCTGCGTACCTTCGAAGCCGCCGCGCGACTGGGCAGCATGAGCCTCGCTGCGCGGGAGCTGCACGTGACCCACGGTGCGGTAAGCCGGCAAGTGCGCGTGCTGGAAGAGGCGCTGGGCCAGCCACTGTTCACCCGGGAAGGCCGCGGGATCGCACTCACCACGGTCGGCCAGCAGCTGCACGAGCAATGCAGCACCGCGTTCGGGCAACTGCGCGAGGGCTGGCAGCAATTGCGCCACACTCGCGCCTCGGCGGCCTTCGTGCTCGGCTGCCCGGGCAGCGTGCTCGCGCGCTGGGTGATTCCACGGATGGAGCGCCTGCGCCACGAGCTGCCCACCCTGCCCCTGCATCTGGCGGTGCAGGAGGAACCCGTCGCCGACCATCTGGCAGAAGTGGACGCCGCCCTGCTGCTGGCCGCGCCACCCTGGCCTGCCGGCTGGCAGGTCCACGAACTGGCGCCGGAACGGATCGGCCCGGTACTCAGCCCGCGCTACCCCGGCGCCGAGCGCCTGCGCGAATCCCCCGTCAGCGCGCTGCGTGACGAACCGTTGCTGTATACCGCCTCGCGCCCGCAGGCCTGGCCGGAGTGGGCGCGCGCCACGGGGCTGCCGCCCGCCTCGCTGCAACAGACCCAGGCGCTGCCCCATCTGTACTTCCTGCTGGAAGCCGCCGCGGCGGGCCTGGGCGTGGCGATCGCGCCGCAGCCACTGGTGGCCGACGATCTCGCCGACGGCCGATTGCTGGCCCCCTGGGGGTTCCACCCGACCTCCGCATGCTGGGCACTGGTCTCGGCGCGAGGCAGCGAGGATCCGCGACTCCCGGCCTTGGCACGATGGCTGCGCGGCGAGTTGGCCGCTACCTGA
- the trpB gene encoding tryptophan synthase subunit beta yields the protein MATPASTAVPTVTDFHAWPDPHGRFGPFGGQYVAETLMAPLAELTEAYERLRKDLEFLAELDRDLTHYVGRPSPLYHAERLSAHVGGARIILKREDLNHTGAHKINNTIGQGLVAKRMGKPRIIAETGAGQHGVASATVAARLGLKCVVYMGATDIERQKINVYRMKLLGAEVVPVTSGSKTLKDALNEAMRDWVTNVADTFYIIGTVAGPHPYPMMVRDFNAIVGREARAQMLAEYGRLPDAITACVGGGSNAIGLFHEFLNDRDVRIVGAEAAGEDIGSGLHAASLAAGRPGVLHGNRTYVLCDDNGQIAETHSISAGLDYPGVGPEHAFLKDTGRADYVGVTDAEAMEAFHLLARMEGILPALESSHAVAQAMKLARELPKDGLVLCNLSGRGDKDVHTIAAREGVTV from the coding sequence ATGGCCACGCCCGCGTCGACCGCCGTCCCCACCGTCACCGACTTCCATGCCTGGCCCGATCCGCACGGTCGTTTCGGCCCCTTCGGCGGCCAGTACGTGGCCGAGACGTTGATGGCGCCGCTGGCCGAGCTGACCGAGGCGTACGAGCGCCTGCGCAAGGATCTGGAATTCCTCGCCGAGCTGGACCGCGACCTTACCCACTACGTCGGGCGGCCCAGCCCGCTGTACCACGCCGAGCGGTTGTCGGCGCACGTGGGCGGCGCGCGCATCATCCTCAAGCGCGAGGACCTGAACCACACCGGCGCGCACAAGATCAACAACACCATCGGCCAGGGCCTAGTCGCCAAGCGCATGGGCAAGCCGCGCATCATCGCCGAGACCGGCGCCGGGCAGCACGGCGTGGCCAGTGCCACAGTGGCCGCGCGGCTGGGCCTGAAGTGCGTGGTGTACATGGGCGCCACCGACATCGAGCGGCAGAAGATCAACGTCTACCGCATGAAGCTGCTTGGCGCCGAGGTGGTGCCGGTGACCTCCGGCTCGAAGACGCTGAAGGACGCGCTGAACGAAGCGATGCGCGACTGGGTCACCAACGTGGCCGACACCTTCTACATCATCGGCACCGTGGCCGGTCCGCACCCGTACCCGATGATGGTGCGCGACTTCAACGCCATCGTCGGCCGCGAGGCGCGCGCGCAGATGCTCGCCGAATATGGCCGGCTGCCGGATGCGATCACCGCCTGCGTCGGCGGCGGCTCCAATGCGATCGGCCTGTTCCACGAATTCCTCAACGACCGCGACGTGCGTATCGTCGGCGCCGAGGCGGCGGGCGAGGACATCGGCAGCGGACTGCATGCGGCCTCGCTGGCGGCCGGTCGCCCCGGCGTGCTGCACGGCAACCGCACCTACGTGCTGTGCGACGACAACGGCCAGATCGCCGAGACCCACTCGATCTCCGCCGGCCTCGATTACCCGGGCGTCGGCCCCGAGCACGCCTTCCTCAAGGACACCGGCCGCGCCGACTATGTGGGCGTCACCGACGCCGAGGCGATGGAGGCGTTCCACCTGCTGGCGCGCATGGAGGGCATCCTGCCGGCGCTGGAGTCCAGCCACGCGGTGGCGCAGGCGATGAAGCTCGCTCGCGAGCTTCCAAAAGACGGGTTGGTGCTGTGCAACCTCTCGGGTCGCGGCGACAAGGACGTGCACACCATCGCCGCGCGCGAGGGCGTCACCGTCTGA
- the trpA gene encoding tryptophan synthase subunit alpha, translated as MSRIDQRFASLKAAGRTGLIPFVTAGDPSPDAVVALMHALVEGGADLIELGVPFSDPMADGPVIQHASERAIAKGVGLGDVLRWVGEFRRRDADTPVVLMGYLNPVEIHGYEAFAAEAAAAGVDGVLLVDCPLEESAVLEPLRAAGLKTIRLAAPTTAPARMAQLCEVAEGFLYYVSFAGITGAGRLSTRDIASRVADIRSRARAPVAVGFGVRDAQSAKEIAAFADAVVIGSALVERLDGAGTADEAVARAKDFLAPIRAALDAH; from the coding sequence ATGTCCCGAATCGATCAACGCTTCGCCTCGCTCAAGGCCGCCGGCCGCACCGGCCTGATCCCGTTCGTCACCGCCGGCGATCCATCGCCTGATGCCGTGGTCGCGCTGATGCACGCGCTGGTGGAAGGCGGTGCGGACCTGATCGAACTGGGCGTGCCGTTCTCCGACCCGATGGCCGACGGTCCGGTGATCCAGCACGCCAGCGAGCGGGCGATCGCCAAAGGCGTAGGCCTGGGCGACGTGCTGCGCTGGGTGGGTGAATTCCGCCGGCGCGATGCGGACACGCCGGTGGTGCTGATGGGCTACCTCAACCCGGTCGAGATCCACGGCTACGAGGCGTTCGCCGCGGAGGCCGCGGCCGCGGGCGTGGATGGGGTGCTGCTGGTGGATTGTCCGCTGGAAGAGTCTGCGGTGCTCGAACCGCTGCGCGCCGCCGGCCTCAAGACCATCCGCCTGGCAGCCCCGACCACCGCACCCGCGCGTATGGCGCAGTTGTGCGAGGTGGCCGAGGGCTTCCTGTACTATGTGTCGTTTGCCGGCATCACCGGCGCCGGGCGGTTGAGCACCCGGGACATCGCGTCCCGCGTGGCCGACATCCGCTCGCGCGCCAGGGCGCCGGTGGCAGTGGGTTTCGGCGTGCGCGATGCGCAGAGCGCGAAGGAGATTGCCGCCTTCGCCGATGCGGTGGTGATCGGCAGCGCGCTGGTGGAGCGGTTGGACGGGGCAGGCACGGCGGACGAAGCCGTGGCCCGGGCAAAGGACTTCCTGGCACCGATCCGCGCCGCACTCGATGCACACTGA